A window of Vidua macroura isolate BioBank_ID:100142 chromosome 4, ASM2450914v1, whole genome shotgun sequence genomic DNA:
aaaacagaagtagCATGTTCAGATGGTTTCATGCTGCTTTTGTTATTTAGCAGAGTGAGAGCTGCCCTTATTAAATAACAAAAGCCTGTAGGAACCTGGGACAGTAGTTTTACTGTATGCATTCATTCCTACAGGTCTCTTCAGAGGAATCTGCTAAGGAAACTTTCTGCTGATGTTTTCAAGAAATACCAAGATCTTAAAAATCTGTAAGGGAGTGCTATAACATAAAATACCTATCTAGTGTCTTAAATAttcatcctttccttcccccatATGTACACACATGGAGCTTAACATTTAAGTATCAAAAGTCTGGTTTGTCTCACGCTTTGGTACCTCATGTTTGGCTCAAGTACCTTGATTTGACATCTGTCTTTTTGCAAAACAATAATTTCTGCATATTCAATGGTTTATGTTTATAGACTGGTTTATACcagaaaaatgctattttttttttctggaggatGCTACATTTATCATAAACAGTAATATGTCAAATCAAATTAAAGTAAGTTAATTgatttattctggaaaaaaaagtttggaaaCTCAAACTTCCCATTATCATGGGAAGCTCATTCCCATGGCACGTGGTTTTACTCCTAATTATGTCTGGTACTGATTTGGTAATGCCCAACAGTCAAGTTATTATGGTAATACAATACTGTGTTATGTTTTCCAGCGTGTAACATACGTGCTGTTCAAAAATCATAGCCTTTAATGAGTTTTCTTTATATAGAagtagtgaaataaaaattaaatgcagaacTCTGGAGTAGGGCTTCTGTATAACCTACTCAAAGTGTTCTTTCATGGGAACTGTGCTACACTGCAGCACCATCTTGTGTTCTGAAACTTAAGTCCCATTATGTCCCTTAAATTCCTGAAAGGTAAGTTTTCACGAAAAGAAATAGATCCATACCTATTTATATATGtagaaaacatttgtttctaATATCGACTTCTCACCCTTCTGATagataattttgcattttccaaaaGGTCTTGAGCAGTGTTTGGCAGAAACCTATTTTGTAAAAGCCAATGTCTGATTTCTTACTGCTTTCTAGCAGGAATGCATCTAGATGCTTCATTAGGTGGAATTTGATTTAAAGGACTTAGGTTTAAATATTATTCAGAGACTAATATTATcattcattaaaattattttagaagacTTGGCACTTGCAGTTGATAATTTTCAACTCATTACTTCATCAAAGTGGATAaatctggaattttaaaaaagatagTATCTTTAGTTTACAGGAGATCAATAAGTTttgctgtatatttttaaatatattatctTACAAACGCAGTATTTTGAGAATTCTCTagtaacaccaaaaaaaaaaattatttttacatttactGTGCAAAATTTTGGTTGCAGCAGATATCTGGGTAAACACAGAGATCAGGTCACACAGGTGAGCACTGCAAAGTTAAGACCTAATCAAGGAGGTTGCAAACCACCAATCCACTGTTCATCTTTGGCAAAGCAAGCATCCATTGgaataatttttctgattttgctcTTTGTGTGAATTTCTTGAAAAACAACCTTACAATCTTTCCAGCTATAGCTGTGAAATGGTTATTGTCAAATTCAAGGTGTAACAAATATAAcagcttcttttaaaataataaatatgtattcAGTTTAGCTGATAGATTTTAATTGGTTACTTATGTTTGCTTTAACTTCACTTGTTTAGAGAATaaattgttttgggtttgtatCTTCTTAGGTATCttcagaataataaaatcagaGCCATATCTGAACGTGCTTTCAAAGGTTTATACAACTTGACAAAACTGTAAGTATTGCTCTTCGAATACTGAAGTAaaaagcagcaggcagagtTCTGAGAGTCTCGCTCTGCCTGATTCCATATGAGGAACTTGCAAAGTGGTCCAAAACTTTAATCCAATGACTGAATTGAGAAAGCAAAGACAGATTAAGAGGTCCCTGGGCAAGTTTACCTGGCAGGGCAGTATTTTGAAAGACAAGCGGGCTCCATACTTCAGTCCTGTTCCCGAAATCCTCAGGATGGAAGAAGGAGACAGTATGGTAGCTACCCTGCAGAAAGCCAGAGAGAATgaagaaagagcaaaatgaaaggaagagcTTGTGATAGatgaaaattctttaacatGGTGTTTTGGTTTGCAAATGCAATTCAAAGTAACCAGTATAGGTGAtgaaaggaacatttttttctttattttgcagcAACTTGCTGAAAGGTGTTTTTAACGTTTTAGGGAAATGCTCAGTGAAAGATACAACACATAAATTGCACTGTTTGGTTCAGGACTTTTACTGCAATGTTTTCAGAAAGTTTTACAAAGCTGTACCTCTTATTCTTTTCATCACACAAGTGTGGCTGATTATCTATTATTACAGCTGCTGTTATTATCTTCCCAGACCATTTATAGTACTTCTCCCcatttgttttcagcttttctttttccattattcTGGTATCTACATTTATGACTAATATCCTTAGCAAAGACTGAATGGGATCCTGGAAACTTTCATGGAACAAATCACTCCACAGAAGGAAACTGTGAAGGGTCTAAAATATGacacagtgaaaatatttagcTGGCTGTGCTTTCTTATAGATAAGACAAAGTGCCGTACATAATTGCTCTTAAAATCCTCACTAGAGAGAGTCCTGCCTTGCTCTCAAACAATGGCATGAAAATTACCAAAGTAAAAAAACCAATATTAACAGAATAGGAGTATTCTGGTAAATTATCAAGGAGAAATAAtcttaaaactaattttcatGTGTCTGCTGCTAAATAATCATTCCATTCATTCATCTTTGGTTGGTCTTGTTTTAGATACCTGAGCAACAACAAGATAACAAATTTGGAGCCTTTTGTCTTTGCAGACCTTCACAGACTTGAATGGCTgtatgttgttttcttttttgtatatttatttactcagaaaagaattaattttatatataaaaatattttgattgctttcatttttgtgCATAGCATTACTTTACACTAGCTAATAACTAAGGAACTCCTGTTACACTGTACAAGGTAAAAATGCAATTGGCTTTGCAGAGAGCAGAAAACAGCTCGTGAGCCTTAATAGCTTCAATGACTGATGACTTTTAACAATGGCAAACAATGTTTATTAGGAATTGCTTGTTACAAAAGAATATATTAAGTAACCTAGAACTATAAAACAGTAGACAGATATTTTTTTGGGCAGGTCATTTACTGTAAATAGTGCTTAAAATGTCCAGGCAAAATTACTGTCATAACTGAAATATTGGCTCATTACTGCTTTTCAGAGAGATTTTGaataagttattaaaaataaacaaataatatgTCTTACATTCTTCTGCATGTTTGTGACTGTTGGATTGCCATAGAATATTGTTAGGTTGTGCTACTTTGTTTTTACAGAGAATCTATTCAAAGTGTCTTGATCAAAGGATTTAAAAGCCTCAAAGGAAAACGCTTTTTTCTAagttgaaagaaattattttctcgAAGTTACACGGGTTTTTAATGAAACTATTCTGAAGGGAAATAAATATCTTAACCTGCCAAGGAATAgtgtgttaatttttttaagtagtttGACTGGACTTTTGAAGAAATTCAAAAGCTTGTTATCTTTTATTATCTCTTCAATTTAAGACTGAAGTCAATTATCAATCTGATAAATATTTTGCCATAATTTATAGGATAATTGAAAACAACAGGATAAATCGGATCTATCCATTAACATTCTATGGACTCAAATCTCTTATTCTTCTGTAAGTATGAAACAGGATAAAAAAGGTGCtatttaaaagaacagaatACAAAGGTCATacacatataaaaaaaatttttacaCTGAATGTGTTAGCTCACCCCAGAGTGCTGGCAGTACACCTGCAGCTTTCCCTTACCCCAGGCAAAATGTGCTAGAGTGAGAGGATTTTGGCAGCAGTGGACACGCAGTGTCTGGAAAAGTATAGGGAGAAGGGTGAGGAAAATGATGAAAGGTGTCACTGAGAGGGCAGGGTCGAGGCAGCTACAGCACTGGGTTCCAGGTGTCCCCCAGAGCCATGGTGGGACAGGAGGAGTCCCATAGTCCCTGCCCCTGGTGGCAGCCCGACCCTCCTCCCCAAGACCCTGTCTATGGTGTGCCACTGCACTCTCCAGCCTGAAAGATGAGGGACCCTCTTCTCCTATATCCCAGAGGGAAACCTCCCTCCATACCCCACTGTAGTCAGAACTACATGTTCTGACTGAATAGTAGATTTGTATTGGATTtctacatttcattttaatagcAGTGAAGTGGAATGAACACCTTTCCTTTACTTTGGACATTAGCAAGCTAAGGATAAAATACTGCTGCACAGAATGCCACAGGGAAAATATGTGGAAgttgaagaaaataatactgCTTTGAAAACTATTcaaaattggaatgattttttttcagaaatgcataAGAGACATGAAATTTTTCTATGATGTAACTGTGGAAATATAACCAGCTGTactattcctctttttttttttttttttttttttagagagatGATGAATAATTCTCTTGCACGTTTGCCTGATAAACCTCTGTGCCAGTATATGCCAAGATTAAATTGGCTGTAAGTCTACCttatttcactggaaaaatattattttgttgtcTTTGTATGGCAATTCCACCCCACTTTTTCTTATGGGGTGCTGGATCTTGCAGAGTGCCTGCTGGGTCACTGCAGGGCTGATGGCCTGAAGTCATCAGTTAAGTGTGCAGAAGTCATCAGTTAAGTGTGCATGTCTGCCTCCCACTCTCTTCTGTGTAGTCAAGTTCTGGTAGCATTTTTCTTCAATTACCTTAGAATAAGTGCCTGAGTTTATTTTCAATGATTGATGGGTTCTTTTATATCCCAGAGACCTTGAAGGCAACCATATCCATCATGTGAAAAATGCCACTTTCATCTCCTGCAGCACTCTAACTGTCCTGTAAGTAATTGGATATGCTAGCTAGCCAGAGTGAGATGGACTTAAACTGAACAGTCAAGTGATTCATTACAGCTAATATAAAAGTTTCCTGAGTATTATGGTTATTTATCTCTTGAGGatattatattaaaatgtttGGTTTGAAATGAGCACCGCACAGAATATCCACTGTTTATATTTTACAGCAAAGTTCAGCATTGAAATATATAGCAAGACTTCACTGAAGAGACTCTGGCTGATATTAAGATTTCGAAATTTTCATTATAACCTTTGTATTGAAGTCAAAGATCTCATAATGAGAACCAGCAAACATACAAAAGCttgttgtttattttgattGGCTGGTGGGTTGACTGGCTCATCAATTTTAGAATTTTCTCCTAAGTTTCTTCAGTGATGATGTAACCATCTTCAGAAAACCCCTTCTACTTTTTGGTAGATCAGTAGACTCCATGGTGAGTCTCACTTTCAATTTTTATCTCTTCTGCAGTACCCTTGTTCTGCAGTGGCAGATGAAATAAGGATGAATGAAAAATTCTGCAACCGTGTACCTGTGTCTGAGATGTGATTAGGTCACAAGCCTTCCAGCCTACTTAATCTTCCCTCAGTCAATTTGCACCAGCCTTCCATGGGgtgtttgtgtatatatatatatgcagaaGTACATACATATATAGgcaaaaaaagttatttactAAATCATAAAATGGCAAACTTCCAGATGCAATTAGCTTGTTAACTGAATTGGGCAAATATTTAAGGATGGAGAGAACAGAGAACTTTTAAAGTTTATAAAACCTtatcttcaaaattaaatagaCATCAAGAAGAAGCAACATaagtttgttttattctttcaggGTGATGAGACGAAATAAAATCAGCTCCCTaaatgaaaacagcttttcttctctccagaTGCTAGATGAATTGTGAGTAGATTTCTTCTTATTTGTACAAATCACACAGTTTTGTGATTTATATTAGAAATATCATTCATcataatttctatttcatatAACATGCTCTGGAGATGGCATCCTTCCTTcgggtatttttttttaagatatattgaacaggaaagaaataatcAATAAAATCTGTATCAATCATATTGGGGCTTTTCTCACATTATGTTCCCTGAATATAATATCAATTATTCTTGTATCACTACAATCTAGGTGCAGGTGTGCCTTCAGTGTCTTTTAGACCAGTTTGACAGTTTTGGTTGGACTGAGACCTTTATTCCTCTGTTATTAGGATTTCTGCACAGTGAAAGTAAGatgaaaggcagaaataaaaacaaaagtaaagaTATGCTGTTTAGCCCATGTGGAAACATTCCCATCATGAAACAatacatttaattaattttcatctaCAAGCCAAGTTAATGtcattttactttctttttgatggaaataaaataacaataaattatGTATCTAATGGTATATCTGAACTAATGAGACAAAGCAAGATCTGATAGATCTACCTTCCCACCTTGTTTTAACATCATTCTTTTATAGTCCAGATTTCTGATAACATATAGAATAAATAATATTCTATTTGGCAAATAAAATTGTGTATATTAAAACTGCAAAACTATTCAGTAAAATTACTGTGTGTAGTAAGAACTTACTGTAACCTGTGTGTTTCTGCAGAGATTTGGCTAGCAACAAGATTGAATCACTTCCTCCATATATATTTAAGGAGCTAAAGGAGCTTTCACAACTGTAAGGATTCTTGTTTATTATTATACATAAATGTATATTCCTCATTTGATACGATGTTTTCAGTCATATGTGtcagaaaagagaagagcaCATTTGTTTGTATGCATCATTTAAGCTCTGTCTAAATGAGCTTAAACAATTTATATCATTTTCCAGAATAATTTTGTAAAAGGTGTGCATTTTCATGTCCCAAAAGACAACATGTTAAAATTCTACCTTTTTTCTAGATCTTGTTAGTACATACAAGATAAGCTATGCTAGCTACATCatgagaaattaataatttcatgGGAATGCTTAACTTGATATCAGGATTTAACTTTAAAAGTAGATTGACTTTGTTTTTAGGGCAAGCAGTAAGGAATGTggccaaaattaattttgttgtgTTTCCAGGAACCTTTCTTACAACCCCatcaagaaaatacaaatagaCCAGTTTGATTTTCTAATTAAACTCAAATCCCTGTAAGTATcaagtttttatattttagctatattttctttgtgattttgcACATCTCCCTCAGTAGGACATGATCCAGAATATGTTTTGTAAGAAATTGCCCCTGAAGAGTTTAGGGGAAGTTTTGCAGGTGTGTTAACGCAGCAGCTCTAACTTGAAttctgccagcagagctcctccTGTGCAGCAACAATCTTGCAAATCTGAAATTATCCTGCAGTATATTTAAGTACCTCTTCACTGGTCACTTCACCTCTGAAATATTGGTTCTTGTCAGACATCACttcaaaatcatagaatagtttcTTTTGGCAGTGACCCTTAAAATTCCTCTAGTTCAActcccctgcaatgagcagggaaaTCTTCAACTAGGTCAGGTTGCTcacagctctgtccagcctgaccAGGAATGTTCCTAGGCATGGGGTATCTACCACCTTTTTAGACCACCTactccagtgtttcaccacctaTTCATTAAAATAGTTACCCCAGTGGCCCCCTGGAGTTATTAGGCTACcccagatctgagagagctttgggggaaatatttcagggttaaggcaaaagattccaaaagaggTTCTAATCCCCGATGTGGTCCAAGACATTTATTCCTGGAGGTTTCCaggggagaaagagggaaagagagcgAACAAGGAAGGAACAGGACATTATCTAGGCTCCTGTTCAGGAAGAGATAATTGGCTCCCAGCCAATTGGGTCCataaaggaaggaagggttaaacTAATATGGTTACAGCtacaggggtctctggggtGGGAAAAAACCATTCCCCAGAGCGATGCAACAAttcataaacaattttttcctaacatcttGTCTAAATCTACcatttttttagtttaaaaccattaccccttgtcctgttgcaACAGGCCCTACTAAAAATGGTTCTGGAGATTAAAAACCAGATGTTTTCTTGGACAGCAGTGCAGTAGTTTATGATTTGACCTGATATGATTATGTGTGAGCTGTAGCTAGCAGTACACATACCTTTTTTGATCAGACCAGCTTCCTCACAGTGACTGGAACCCCCTGGCCAAATTCAACTAAATTTGGTAAACGGCTAATGAACTGAAAATACCAAATCTGTATAAGTGTCATGAAAATAAGCAGCTgagcacagaaaataataacCAATTACCTCCTTAACAGTCAAGCTACAGCATGATTTTATcactttatttattatttaacacCAAAGAACTCATACAACTAAGTGATCATGGCCTTCCACCTATTTTAGTTAAAAAACTGTTAAATCTTGAGATAGATCAATATACAGCTGTATTTTGGCAGTTTGTAAAACACCAGTTCCCTCTTCATCTGTTTGAAATACTAGAAATAGTTGGGGAAAGCATTCCCTAGTATTCATTGCAGCACTTAAATAAAAGTAGCACACTTCCATGTTGGGGCTTTCTCATGTCTGCCAGCAAAACTGCCCACCAACCCACATCAACTAACCAGTAAGTCTGtacttttctccatttttgcCTAAATATGTTCAGAATTCACAGGAATATTGCATTCAAATCTTTGAACAATAAATCCAAATAAGGCTCTCCACAAGGAGAACCAAGGACCCCATACAAGGTGCACATCGAACCAGAGAATGGGAAGGACTGGAAGAATACAGAACCTGAAGTTCTAAAAGAACATCTTACATAGTTAAATTTTATTGATCTAGCattgcagggggaaaaaatattgctgctctcatatgcatatataaaatttaaaataaggaaCCTCAGCCATGTGTCACAAAAAAGCCAGCATTTTTTCTTACATGCTGTATTCTGTGTCCCAGCTTCCTGCTGGTTTTGACGTAATGAAGACTGAGTTcttgggttggtttgtttgtccAGGAAAGCACTCCCTGAGATAAGAGAAGAGATGtgtaaaagtattactcctaGAACAAGTTATTATTTCCCCAGAGATGATGAAAGAACATCAGTAGAATAGTACTTTGAAAGGGCAACATATTAATCAGACATTCATTAATTCTCATGACTGAGAGCAGCACTAAAAGTTTTCTTCATGAATCCGGAAGAACAGTGAgcttattaaaattattttcaatccttttttttccactccagATTTTGCAAAGACTTTTTGGTCAGGTTTTGAAGGGCTGGCAGATTAGATGCAATAAAATTTTTATCTAGTTTCCTATAATCATAAAATCACAATTAAATGctcaaaaaaattgtttttttgcTACTGAGTTTCTATGGCCTTTTACTGAGAATGTATTTTTACAGCAGCTTGGAGGGCATTGAAATTCCAAACATCCAGAGAAGAATGTTCAGTCCCCTGAGAAACCTTTCCCACATGTAAGTAGATTATTTTAGAaagtttgctttctttggcctgAATTTTACACTTACAGAGTACTGGATAATTGAAAACAAAGGTGTATGAAAAGCAGTACATGAGTTGTCGAATTTTGACCATTTTTTATTAACTGTTCTTCTTTCAGAATATGTTTTCTGAGTAGTTACTAGATAGTTTTGATATTCTGACAATCAACCTAGAACGATCTCTCATCTGTTTCTCACAACcagatattttaagaaattcCAGTACTGTGGGTATGCTCCTCACGTGCGCAGCTGCAAACCCAACACAGATGGGATTTCCTCCCTCGAGAATCTTTTAGCTAGCATCATACAGAGAGTGTTTGTCTGGGTTGTATCAGCCATTACCTGCTTTGGAAACATTTTTGTTATCTGCATGAGGCCTTACATCAGATCGGAGAACAAACTGCATGCCATCTCCATAATGTCCCTCTGCTGTGAGTACTCCATATCTAGAATATCTTTATAGTCTGCTTGTAGCGTGTATGATAGTTGTTTTTATAGTATAGTGATGTATTTCTAGCATTAGATTAACTCTACTTTCGTGACattgcaaatgaaaacacaaaatgccGTGGCTTATATACCGTTAAGGTCTTATATACCTTAAGAGGTATATAAGAGGTTCTAAGAGGTATATAAGAGGTATATTAAGAGGTCTCATTAAATGCTGCCTTTGGCAGCTGGGACATTCCAAAAGTTTCATGTTTGCTTTTCATGCCATGGGAATTCTGTCAAATTCTCACTGTCTTCAGcgagaagaaataaaattccaaTATTTCAAATGCCCAAAAACCTATATTTTACTATGCATTTCTCAGTAAGTAGCAATTTCTGCATATAATTATTGTGTTCAAGTATTCTATTCTTTGCACAAATAAAAGGTTGTTtatgcaaatataaaaaattaatctatcCTAGCTCCCCAATATTAGGAATTGGggtgatttttctttaattttagtCCTGAAAGCAAGACAAGTTTATGGATGAACTACTTGGCAGTAAAATCACTACAATTCTGAGTCTCTCAATACTGAAGAGTCTATGAGGACTGCACAAATGCAGTTAGATGCATTTTGAGAGATAGTTGCCAACATTGCATAAAATTATTGCAACATTTCTGAATATAGCATGTCAGTGATTTTGAAACTTTGTTTTTCTATAAAACAATCTGAATACTTTGCAAAAATTTTAGCAAAATACCCATGAAGCCTTCAGTTCTGTGTTGACAGGTCATCTCCCCTTACTAGTCTTAGAAAACTATGCACATGAGTTTTGAACTAGCATAAGgtggaaaaaataaacttcGAATCCAGCAGAGATGGCCTAcccaaataaaattatcttaagCCAAATGttaatatagaaataaataaagaaataagacCTAATAAAAAAGGGTTGCAAGaatatttctataaataaagctgtatatttttctatttgcaaAACTATTTTACCAGagctttaaaaaatggaaacaagtaTGAAACATGGACTGTCAGaccaaatgaaaaggaaaacaaaaaaggaaaaagtaatatAATTACTTAATTACTAAGTAATTACTATAATTAAGTAATTATATTTACTTAATTGTAATTCATAGTACTAGTCCTGGTGTAATATTGATTTTATATCTAATATCTAATATCTATCTAATATCTATCTTATCTATCttatatctatatctatgtAGTAGCTTACTTGTAAgtagatatttatatatttatttatgtgtgtgtgtgtctgttttcCAACATACATGTACAGAGAGAATGGGAGTTCAGATGTGTAAATAATGATGTTAAGCACTGTGCCCACAGGTGCTGACTGTCTGATgggaatatatttatttgtgaTTGGAGCTTTTGATCTTAAATATCGTGGAGAATACAACAAGCACGCTCAGTTGTGGATGGACAGTATTCACTGTCAGTTGGTCGGATCGCTGGCTATTCTGTCTACAGAGGTGTCAGTCTTACTGTTGACTTATCTGACTTTGGAAAAATACATCTGCATAGTTTATCCTTTTAGGTGTTTGAAGCCCAGAAAATGCAGGACAATTTCCATTTTGGTTCTTATCTGGATAATCGGgtttgctgttgcttttatCCCACTGAGCAATAAGGAATTTTTCAGGAACTACTATGGCACCAATGGCGtctgttttcctcttcactCAGAACAATCAGAAAGTTCAGGAAGTCAGATTTATTCTGTTGTGATTTTCTTAGGTaagttgcttttcttctttatgtATTACTAGAGCTGCAAAGGAACCAAGTTTTCAAACAATTAAGATAGCTGTGATGTTCACACCTCCTTGGATTTAGATGCTCCAGCAAGCATTTAAAGACTATTTCCAATATAAATGCTTTACTGTATTAGATGTGTACCTACTTATCTTAAAATGCATGAAGGGATGAGAAagtagaaataaattattgacCATTATGTTCTTGAATTAATAGACTATGTTAGGGAAGTAGAGCAATGGTAAGGCCAGAGAAGAACTATTTAGTTTTAATCAGATGGCAGTCTTTTGCCAGttatcagtgaaaaaaaatgaatacttGAGTAGAGACAAAAATTCAGTCTTCAGATGAGGACAGACTCAGATTTTCTGGCCTCTTAATTCCATGGACTAGCAGTTTAGATGAAATATTCTTCTTTACTACCCAGACTGCAAATAGGTGATGTAGAATTGCCATTATTCTCTTAAggtataattaatttttacttttaaacagGTGTAAACTTGGCAGCTTTTATCATCATTGTGTTTTCCTACGGGAGTATGTTCTACAGTGTTCACCAGACAGCTATTATGGCTACTGAAATTCGGAATCATATTAAAAAAGAGATGATCCTTGCTAAACGttttttcttcattgtattTACTGATGCACTATGTTGGAtacctatttttattttgaaactcCTTTCTTTACTTCGAGTAGAAATACCAGGTATGTCCATTCTTTTATGAGGCTGTTTCAACAGTGTTTGTATGAAATGTTCCTTctacttcagaagaaaaataatttaatgaaatgAACTATATTGCTGAAATTAACTTCATgttctatatctatatatatgtacacacaatATAATGAACTATATAGT
This region includes:
- the RXFP1 gene encoding relaxin receptor 1; translated protein: MMGNGVQIAIAVICDSLEDHVSGAGTGCPLGYFPCGNITKCLPQQLHCNGEDDCGNRADEDNCEDNNGWSLQFDKHYTKDKYNKLKSLYAFQTKTPECLAGDVPAECTCQGLEVFCDAAKLRAVPSVSSNITIMSLQRNLLRKLSADVFKKYQDLKNLYLQNNKIRAISERAFKGLYNLTKLYLSNNKITNLEPFVFADLHRLEWLIIENNRINRIYPLTFYGLKSLILLEMMNNSLARLPDKPLCQYMPRLNWLDLEGNHIHHVKNATFISCSTLTVLVMRRNKISSLNENSFSSLQMLDELDLASNKIESLPPYIFKELKELSQLNLSYNPIKKIQIDQFDFLIKLKSLSLEGIEIPNIQRRMFSPLRNLSHIYFKKFQYCGYAPHVRSCKPNTDGISSLENLLASIIQRVFVWVVSAITCFGNIFVICMRPYIRSENKLHAISIMSLCCADCLMGIYLFVIGAFDLKYRGEYNKHAQLWMDSIHCQLVGSLAILSTEVSVLLLTYLTLEKYICIVYPFRCLKPRKCRTISILVLIWIIGFAVAFIPLSNKEFFRNYYGTNGVCFPLHSEQSESSGSQIYSVVIFLGVNLAAFIIIVFSYGSMFYSVHQTAIMATEIRNHIKKEMILAKRFFFIVFTDALCWIPIFILKLLSLLRVEIPGTITSWVVIFILPINSALNPLLYTLTTRPFKEMIHQVWYNYRQRRSKRGKGSQKPYGPSFIWVEMWPMHEITPKVTKPVLCTDSSDASVTTQSTRLNSYT